A window of Lepidochelys kempii isolate rLepKem1 chromosome 1, rLepKem1.hap2, whole genome shotgun sequence contains these coding sequences:
- the LOC140915233 gene encoding olfactory receptor 52N1-like produces the protein MQETPLCLSVGHLLPFYMSDSNKTDFTNPSTFILLGIPGLEAAHVWISIPFSAMYSIAVLGNFTILFIVYMEPSLHVPMYYFLCMLAVTDLILSTSILPKTLSIFWFNSREIDFSACLIQMYFIHSFSVMESGILVAMALDRYVAICHPLRYSTILTNPVVAKVGLAMVLRGSMLVLPYPFLTRRWPYCRTNIIPHTYCEHMAVVKLACTDIHVSSYYSLSAAFLVTGLDVFFIAVSYTQILRAIFSLPTKDARLKTFGTCSSHLCAILLFYIPGLFSFLTHRFGYNVALHFHVLMANAYLLVPPMVNPIIYGVRTKQIQDRLLWLFTFKGTKVFCWCSGSQIELRAKLAGDMVLGPLP, from the coding sequence ATGCAAGAGACACCGTTGTGCCTGAGCGTTGGACACCTTCTCCCTTTCTACATGTCAGATTCCAACAAAACCGAtttcaccaacccctccaccttcatcctgctgggcattcctggcctggaggcggcccatgtctggatctccatcccttTCTCTGCCATGTACTCCATAGCTGTCTTGGGGAACTTCACCATCCTGTTCATCGTGTATATGGAGCCGAGCCTCCATGTccccatgtactatttcctctgcatgctggccgTCACCGACCTGATCCTGTCTACGTCCATCCTGCCCAAAAcactgagcatcttctggttcaattccagggagatAGATTTTAGTGCCTGCCTTATCCAGATGTACTTCATTCACAGCTTCTCAGTGATGGAGTCTGGGATCCTTGTGGCCATGGCTTTGGATCGTTATGTGGCCATCTGCCATCCCCTGAGGTATTCCACCATCCTGACAAACCCTGTGGTGGCCAAGGTGGGCCTCGCCATGGTGCTGCGTGGAAGCATGCTTGTACTGCCCTATCCCTTCCTGACAAGGCggtggccatattgcagaaccaacatcatCCCTCACACATACTGTGAGCACATGGCTGTGGTGAAACTGGCCTGCACAGACATCCATGTCAGTAGTTACTACAGCCTCTCTGCAGCATTCTTGGTGACGGGTCTGGATGTGTTTTTTATCGCTGTGTCCTATAcccagatcctcagggccatcttcagcctccccacaaaggaTGCCCGGCTCAAAACTTTTggaacctgcagctcccacctctgtgccatCTTACTCTTTTACATCCCAGgtctcttctccttcctcacaCACCGGTTTGGCTATAACGTGGCCCTGCATTTCCATGTTCTCATGGCCAATGCATACCTCCTGGTGCCCCCCATGGTAAACCCCATCATCTATGGGGTGAGGACCAAACAGATCCAGGACAGGCTGCTCTGGCTCTTTACTTTTAAAGGAACTAAAGTTTTCTGCTGGTGCTCTGGCTCCCAGATCGAGCTCCGTGCAAAGCTGGCTGGTGACATGGTGCTGGGCCCTCTTCCCTGA